A genomic segment from Poecilia reticulata strain Guanapo linkage group LG3, Guppy_female_1.0+MT, whole genome shotgun sequence encodes:
- the dhx38 gene encoding pre-mRNA-splicing factor ATP-dependent RNA helicase PRP16 isoform X2: MDDDDVSMHRLEGTQSGAQVGGLIVKKKSAASEPHVFRAPTPRTSLLGLDLLAAQKRKEREIKEQEESNGNERNRKKSKVSSYKDWEESKSDSGSDEEDDDTSSATKKERKYRVTGSETPSNPGGVSEEFRRRHEQREKDRREQGVFASSKEDKTRERSKDKGRERRSERDDRDGRHSRGNSSSRSERGERSERSQRDGWSERISRGSKRDEPATPQNRPRDGSTPSRSNWDEDDSGYGSSRHSQWESPSPAPSHRESDRSERSHRSGRESERRDRSVRGRYTDDTPLPTPSYKYNEWANDRKHLGSTPRLSQGKGKKGEGGIDFDNEDEKEQWEEDQKQADRDWYMMDEGYDEFHNPFTSTSEEYVKKREQILQKQTQKRISAQKRQINEDNERWETNRMLTSGVVQRLEVDEDFEEDNAAKVHLLVHNLVPPFLDGRIVFTKQPEPIVPVKDPTSDMAIISRKGSQLVRKHREQKERKKAQHKHWELAGTKLGDIMGIKKKEDEEPGGKVVGEDGKVDYRADQKFAEHMKEKSEASSDFAKKKSILEQRQYLPIFAVRQQLLNIIRDNSIVIVVGETGSGKTTQLTQYLHEDGYTRYGMVGCTQPRRVAAMSVAKRVSEEIGTNLGEEVGYAIRFEDCTSEKTMIKYMTDGILLRESLRESDLDHYSAVIMDEAHERSLNTDVLFGLLREVVSRRTDLKLIVTSATMDSDKFAAFFGNVPIFHIPGRTFPVDILFSKTPQEDYVEAAVKQALQIHLSGMVGDILIFMPGQEDIEVTSDQIVERLEDLENAPPLAVLPIYSQLPSDLQAKIFQKAPDGVRKCIVATNIAETSLTVDGIMFVVDSGYCKLKVFNPRIGMDALQVYPISQANANQRSGRAGRTGPGQCYRLYTQSAYKNEMLTTTIPEIQRTNLANVVLLLKSLGVQDLLLFHFMDPPPEDNMLNSMYQLWILGALDNTGALTPTGRLMVEFPLDPALSKMLIVSCDMGCSADILIIVSMLSVPAIFYRPKGREEESDQVREKFSVPESDHLTYLNVYMQWKNNNYSSIWCNDHFIHTKAMRKVREVRSQLKDIMVQQKMNLMSCGSDWDIIRKCICAAYFHQAAKLKGIGEYVNVRTGMPCHLHPTSSLFGMGYTPDYIIYHELVMTTKEYMQCVTAVDGEWLAELGPMFYSIKHAGKSRQENRRRAKEELSNMEQEMVLAQEQLRARREEQEKKSNTCSVRAVKICTPGRKEEAPMTPRRTPARFGL; this comes from the exons ATGGATGACGATGATGTGTCCATGCATAGGCTGGAAGGGACTCAGTCAGGTGCTCAAGTTGGAGGTCTGATAGTTAAGAAGAAGAGCGCTGCTTCGGAGCCACATGTTTTTCGGGCACCTACACCACGCACCTCTTTGCTGGGCTTGGACCTGCTGGCTGCGCAGAAAAGGAAGGAGCGGGAGATTAAAGAGCAAGAAGAGTCTAATGGCAatgaaagaaacaggaagaagtCAAAGGTTTCCTCCTACAAAGACTGGGAGGAAAGTAAAAGTGACTCTGGGTCtgatgaggaggatgatgacACAAGTAGTGCGACAAAGAAGGAGAG GAAGTACCGTGTTACAGGCTCTGAGACTCCCTCCAATCCTGGAGGCGTCAGCGAAGAGTTCAGACGCCGGCATGAGCAGCGGGAGAAAGACAGGCGTGAGCAGGGAGTCTTTGCCTCCTCCAAGGAGGACAAGACCAGAGAAAGGAGCAAAGATAAAGGAAGGGAGCGACGGAGTGAAAGAG ATGATCGAGACGGTAGACACAGTCGGGGCAACAGCAGCAGCCGGTCGGAACGCGGTGAGAGGAGCGAGCGCTCACAGCGAGACGGCTGGTCCGAACGCATCAGCAGAGGGAGTAAGAGAGACGAACCCGCGACACCGCAGAATCGCCCCCGAG ATGGCTCCACACCTTCCCGATCTAACTGGGATGAGGACGATAGCGGTTATGGCAGCTCACGGCATTCCCAGTGGGAGTCTCCATCTCCTGCCCCGTCTCACAGAGAGTCCGATCGCTCTGAAAGAAGCCACCGTTCTGGGCGAGAGAGTGAGAGGAGGGACAG ATCAGTCAGAGGCCGTTACACTGATGACACACCCCTGCCCACCCCGTCCTACAAGTACAACGAGTGGGCCAATGATAGGAAGCATTTAGGCTCCACACCTCGTTTGTCACAAGGGAAAG gCAAAAAAGGTGAGGGAGGAATAGATTTTGATAACGAGGACGAGAAAGAACAGTGGGAGGAGGACCAAAAG CAAGCTGACCGAGACTGGTACATGATGGACGAGGGCTATGATGAGTTTCACAACCCTTTCACCTCCACCTCTGAAGAATATGTGAAAAAGAGAGAGCAGATCCTCCAGAAACAGACTCAGAAAAGAATATCTGCGCAGAAGCGACAGATCAACGAG GATAACGAACGCTGGGAGACGAACCGTATGTTGACCAGTGGTGTTGTGCAAAGGCTGGAGGTGGATGAAGACTTTGAGGAAGACAACGCTGCTAAAGTTCACCTGCTGGTTCACAATCTGGTTCCTCCTTTCCTGGATGGAAGAATAGTTTTCACTAAGCAG CCAGAGCCCATCGTCCCTGTGAAAGATCCCACCTCTGACATGGCCATCATCTCTCGAAAGGGAAGCCAGCTTGTCCGTAAACATCGTGAGCAAAAGGAGCGCAAAAAG GCACAGCACAAACACTGGGAATTGGCAGGCACCAAGTTAGGCGATATAATGGGCATCAAGAAGAAAGAGGATGAAGAGCCTGGAGGCAAAGTGGTGGGAGAGGATGGTAAAGTAGACTACAG GGCTGATCAGAAATTTGCTGAGCACATGAAGGAGAAGAGTGAAGCCAGCAGTGACTTTGCTAAGAAGAAGAGCATTCTGGAGCAGAGGCAGTACCTGCCTATCTTTGCCGTCAGGCAGCAACTTCTCAACATCATAAG GGACAACAGCATCGTCATTGTTGTCGGGGAAACGGGTAGCGGTAAGACCACCCAGCTGACTCAGTACCTGCATGAAGACGGCTACACTCGCTACGGGATGGTGGGTTGCACTCAGCCCCGACGAGTGGCCGCCATGAGTGTGGCCAAGAGAGTCAGCGAGGAGATCGGCACCAACCTTGGAGAGGAG GTCGGATACGCAATCCGCTTTGAGGACTGCACTTCGGAGAAAACGATGATAAAGTACATGACTGACGGGATTCTGCTCAGGGAGTCTCTGCGGGAGTCGGACCTGGACCACTACAGTGCAGTTATTATGGACGAGGCTCACGAACGCTCCCTCAATACAGATGTGCTGTTTGGCCTGCTGCGGGAG GTTGTATCTCGACGAACCGACTTGAAGCTCATCGTGACCTCTGCTACTATGGACTCAGACAAATTTGCAGCGTTTTTTGGCAATGTGCCTATTTTCCATATTCCAGGGAGAACATTTCCAGTTGACATATTGTTCAGCAAG ACCCCACAGGAGGACTATGTCGAGGCTGCAGTGAAGCAGGCTCTGCAGATCCACCTCAGTGGGATGGTGGGAGACATCTTGATCTTTATGCCTGGACAGGAAGATATCGAG GTGACATCGGATCAGATCGTGGAACGCCTGGAAGACTTGGAGAACGCTCCCCCTCTGGCTGTGCTGCCCATTTACTCACAACTTCCTTCTGATCTGCAAGCGAAGATCTTCCAGAAG GCTCCAGATGGTGTTAGAAAATGCATTGTTGCCACAAACATCGCAGAGACGTCGCTCACTGTGGATGGGATCATGTTCGTTGTGGATTCAGGCTATTGCAAACTTAAG GTTTTCAACCCTCGGATCGGTATGGACGCTCTCCAGGTTTACCCCATCAGTCAGGCTAATGCCAACCAGCGCTCCGGCCGAGCCGGACGTACCGGACCCGGACAGTGTTACAG GCTTTACACTCAGAGCGCCTATAAGAATGAGATGCTGACCACCACCATCCCAGAGATCCAGAGAACCAACCTGGCCAAtgtggtgctgctgctgaagtCTCTGGGGGTCCAGGACCTGCTCCTGTTCCACTTCATGGACCCACCGCCTGAGGACAACATGCTCAACTCCATGTACCAGCTCTGGATCCTGGGAGCTCTGGACAACACAG gtgCTCTGACCCCAACCGGGCGTCTGATGGTGGAGTTTCCACTCGACCCCGCCCTCTCAAAGATGCTCATTGTGTCCTGTGACATGGGCTGCAGTGCAGACATCCTCATCATCGTCTCCATGTTGTCTGTGCCAGCCATCTTTTACAGACCTAAG GGTCGCGAGGAGGAAAGCGACCAGGTGAGGGAGAAGTTCTCAGTCCCCGAGAGCGACCACCTCACATACCTGAACGTCTACATGCAGTGGAAGAACAACAATTATTCCAGCATCTGGTGCAATGATCACTTCATCCACACCAAGGCCATGCGCAAG gTGCGCGAGGTGCGTTCCCAGTTAAAGGACATCATGGTTCAGCAGAAGATGAACCTCATGTCCTGTGGCTCGGACTGGGACATCATCAGAAAGTGTATCTGTGCTGCTTACTTCCACCAGGCAGCCAAGCTCAAG GGCATCGGTGAATATGTGAACGTGAGGACAGGCATGCCATGCCACCTCCACCCCACCAGCTCCCTGTTCGGTATGGGCTACACCCCCGACTACATCATCTACCATGAGCTCGTGATGACCACAAAG GAGTACATGCAGTGTGTTACTGCTGTGGACGGAGAGTGGCTGGCGGAGCTGGGACCCATGTTTTACAGCATCAAACACGCAGGAAAGAGCAGACAG GAGAACCGTCGGCGGGCCAAGGAGGAGCTGAGCAACATGGAGCAGGAGATGGTCCTGGCTCAGGAGCAGCTGAGGGCGCGTCGAGaggagcaggagaagaagagcaACACCTGCAGCGTGAG
- the dhx38 gene encoding pre-mRNA-splicing factor ATP-dependent RNA helicase PRP16 isoform X1: MNKKQTLHISAGLYQREIREIMDDDDVSMHRLEGTQSGAQVGGLIVKKKSAASEPHVFRAPTPRTSLLGLDLLAAQKRKEREIKEQEESNGNERNRKKSKVSSYKDWEESKSDSGSDEEDDDTSSATKKERKYRVTGSETPSNPGGVSEEFRRRHEQREKDRREQGVFASSKEDKTRERSKDKGRERRSERDDRDGRHSRGNSSSRSERGERSERSQRDGWSERISRGSKRDEPATPQNRPRDGSTPSRSNWDEDDSGYGSSRHSQWESPSPAPSHRESDRSERSHRSGRESERRDRSVRGRYTDDTPLPTPSYKYNEWANDRKHLGSTPRLSQGKGKKGEGGIDFDNEDEKEQWEEDQKQADRDWYMMDEGYDEFHNPFTSTSEEYVKKREQILQKQTQKRISAQKRQINEDNERWETNRMLTSGVVQRLEVDEDFEEDNAAKVHLLVHNLVPPFLDGRIVFTKQPEPIVPVKDPTSDMAIISRKGSQLVRKHREQKERKKAQHKHWELAGTKLGDIMGIKKKEDEEPGGKVVGEDGKVDYRADQKFAEHMKEKSEASSDFAKKKSILEQRQYLPIFAVRQQLLNIIRDNSIVIVVGETGSGKTTQLTQYLHEDGYTRYGMVGCTQPRRVAAMSVAKRVSEEIGTNLGEEVGYAIRFEDCTSEKTMIKYMTDGILLRESLRESDLDHYSAVIMDEAHERSLNTDVLFGLLREVVSRRTDLKLIVTSATMDSDKFAAFFGNVPIFHIPGRTFPVDILFSKTPQEDYVEAAVKQALQIHLSGMVGDILIFMPGQEDIEVTSDQIVERLEDLENAPPLAVLPIYSQLPSDLQAKIFQKAPDGVRKCIVATNIAETSLTVDGIMFVVDSGYCKLKVFNPRIGMDALQVYPISQANANQRSGRAGRTGPGQCYRLYTQSAYKNEMLTTTIPEIQRTNLANVVLLLKSLGVQDLLLFHFMDPPPEDNMLNSMYQLWILGALDNTGALTPTGRLMVEFPLDPALSKMLIVSCDMGCSADILIIVSMLSVPAIFYRPKGREEESDQVREKFSVPESDHLTYLNVYMQWKNNNYSSIWCNDHFIHTKAMRKVREVRSQLKDIMVQQKMNLMSCGSDWDIIRKCICAAYFHQAAKLKGIGEYVNVRTGMPCHLHPTSSLFGMGYTPDYIIYHELVMTTKEYMQCVTAVDGEWLAELGPMFYSIKHAGKSRQENRRRAKEELSNMEQEMVLAQEQLRARREEQEKKSNTCSVRAVKICTPGRKEEAPMTPRRTPARFGL; the protein is encoded by the exons ATGAACAAGAAGCAAACTTTACACATCAGCGCAGGACTTTATCAAAGAGAGATTCGGGAA ATTATGGATGACGATGATGTGTCCATGCATAGGCTGGAAGGGACTCAGTCAGGTGCTCAAGTTGGAGGTCTGATAGTTAAGAAGAAGAGCGCTGCTTCGGAGCCACATGTTTTTCGGGCACCTACACCACGCACCTCTTTGCTGGGCTTGGACCTGCTGGCTGCGCAGAAAAGGAAGGAGCGGGAGATTAAAGAGCAAGAAGAGTCTAATGGCAatgaaagaaacaggaagaagtCAAAGGTTTCCTCCTACAAAGACTGGGAGGAAAGTAAAAGTGACTCTGGGTCtgatgaggaggatgatgacACAAGTAGTGCGACAAAGAAGGAGAG GAAGTACCGTGTTACAGGCTCTGAGACTCCCTCCAATCCTGGAGGCGTCAGCGAAGAGTTCAGACGCCGGCATGAGCAGCGGGAGAAAGACAGGCGTGAGCAGGGAGTCTTTGCCTCCTCCAAGGAGGACAAGACCAGAGAAAGGAGCAAAGATAAAGGAAGGGAGCGACGGAGTGAAAGAG ATGATCGAGACGGTAGACACAGTCGGGGCAACAGCAGCAGCCGGTCGGAACGCGGTGAGAGGAGCGAGCGCTCACAGCGAGACGGCTGGTCCGAACGCATCAGCAGAGGGAGTAAGAGAGACGAACCCGCGACACCGCAGAATCGCCCCCGAG ATGGCTCCACACCTTCCCGATCTAACTGGGATGAGGACGATAGCGGTTATGGCAGCTCACGGCATTCCCAGTGGGAGTCTCCATCTCCTGCCCCGTCTCACAGAGAGTCCGATCGCTCTGAAAGAAGCCACCGTTCTGGGCGAGAGAGTGAGAGGAGGGACAG ATCAGTCAGAGGCCGTTACACTGATGACACACCCCTGCCCACCCCGTCCTACAAGTACAACGAGTGGGCCAATGATAGGAAGCATTTAGGCTCCACACCTCGTTTGTCACAAGGGAAAG gCAAAAAAGGTGAGGGAGGAATAGATTTTGATAACGAGGACGAGAAAGAACAGTGGGAGGAGGACCAAAAG CAAGCTGACCGAGACTGGTACATGATGGACGAGGGCTATGATGAGTTTCACAACCCTTTCACCTCCACCTCTGAAGAATATGTGAAAAAGAGAGAGCAGATCCTCCAGAAACAGACTCAGAAAAGAATATCTGCGCAGAAGCGACAGATCAACGAG GATAACGAACGCTGGGAGACGAACCGTATGTTGACCAGTGGTGTTGTGCAAAGGCTGGAGGTGGATGAAGACTTTGAGGAAGACAACGCTGCTAAAGTTCACCTGCTGGTTCACAATCTGGTTCCTCCTTTCCTGGATGGAAGAATAGTTTTCACTAAGCAG CCAGAGCCCATCGTCCCTGTGAAAGATCCCACCTCTGACATGGCCATCATCTCTCGAAAGGGAAGCCAGCTTGTCCGTAAACATCGTGAGCAAAAGGAGCGCAAAAAG GCACAGCACAAACACTGGGAATTGGCAGGCACCAAGTTAGGCGATATAATGGGCATCAAGAAGAAAGAGGATGAAGAGCCTGGAGGCAAAGTGGTGGGAGAGGATGGTAAAGTAGACTACAG GGCTGATCAGAAATTTGCTGAGCACATGAAGGAGAAGAGTGAAGCCAGCAGTGACTTTGCTAAGAAGAAGAGCATTCTGGAGCAGAGGCAGTACCTGCCTATCTTTGCCGTCAGGCAGCAACTTCTCAACATCATAAG GGACAACAGCATCGTCATTGTTGTCGGGGAAACGGGTAGCGGTAAGACCACCCAGCTGACTCAGTACCTGCATGAAGACGGCTACACTCGCTACGGGATGGTGGGTTGCACTCAGCCCCGACGAGTGGCCGCCATGAGTGTGGCCAAGAGAGTCAGCGAGGAGATCGGCACCAACCTTGGAGAGGAG GTCGGATACGCAATCCGCTTTGAGGACTGCACTTCGGAGAAAACGATGATAAAGTACATGACTGACGGGATTCTGCTCAGGGAGTCTCTGCGGGAGTCGGACCTGGACCACTACAGTGCAGTTATTATGGACGAGGCTCACGAACGCTCCCTCAATACAGATGTGCTGTTTGGCCTGCTGCGGGAG GTTGTATCTCGACGAACCGACTTGAAGCTCATCGTGACCTCTGCTACTATGGACTCAGACAAATTTGCAGCGTTTTTTGGCAATGTGCCTATTTTCCATATTCCAGGGAGAACATTTCCAGTTGACATATTGTTCAGCAAG ACCCCACAGGAGGACTATGTCGAGGCTGCAGTGAAGCAGGCTCTGCAGATCCACCTCAGTGGGATGGTGGGAGACATCTTGATCTTTATGCCTGGACAGGAAGATATCGAG GTGACATCGGATCAGATCGTGGAACGCCTGGAAGACTTGGAGAACGCTCCCCCTCTGGCTGTGCTGCCCATTTACTCACAACTTCCTTCTGATCTGCAAGCGAAGATCTTCCAGAAG GCTCCAGATGGTGTTAGAAAATGCATTGTTGCCACAAACATCGCAGAGACGTCGCTCACTGTGGATGGGATCATGTTCGTTGTGGATTCAGGCTATTGCAAACTTAAG GTTTTCAACCCTCGGATCGGTATGGACGCTCTCCAGGTTTACCCCATCAGTCAGGCTAATGCCAACCAGCGCTCCGGCCGAGCCGGACGTACCGGACCCGGACAGTGTTACAG GCTTTACACTCAGAGCGCCTATAAGAATGAGATGCTGACCACCACCATCCCAGAGATCCAGAGAACCAACCTGGCCAAtgtggtgctgctgctgaagtCTCTGGGGGTCCAGGACCTGCTCCTGTTCCACTTCATGGACCCACCGCCTGAGGACAACATGCTCAACTCCATGTACCAGCTCTGGATCCTGGGAGCTCTGGACAACACAG gtgCTCTGACCCCAACCGGGCGTCTGATGGTGGAGTTTCCACTCGACCCCGCCCTCTCAAAGATGCTCATTGTGTCCTGTGACATGGGCTGCAGTGCAGACATCCTCATCATCGTCTCCATGTTGTCTGTGCCAGCCATCTTTTACAGACCTAAG GGTCGCGAGGAGGAAAGCGACCAGGTGAGGGAGAAGTTCTCAGTCCCCGAGAGCGACCACCTCACATACCTGAACGTCTACATGCAGTGGAAGAACAACAATTATTCCAGCATCTGGTGCAATGATCACTTCATCCACACCAAGGCCATGCGCAAG gTGCGCGAGGTGCGTTCCCAGTTAAAGGACATCATGGTTCAGCAGAAGATGAACCTCATGTCCTGTGGCTCGGACTGGGACATCATCAGAAAGTGTATCTGTGCTGCTTACTTCCACCAGGCAGCCAAGCTCAAG GGCATCGGTGAATATGTGAACGTGAGGACAGGCATGCCATGCCACCTCCACCCCACCAGCTCCCTGTTCGGTATGGGCTACACCCCCGACTACATCATCTACCATGAGCTCGTGATGACCACAAAG GAGTACATGCAGTGTGTTACTGCTGTGGACGGAGAGTGGCTGGCGGAGCTGGGACCCATGTTTTACAGCATCAAACACGCAGGAAAGAGCAGACAG GAGAACCGTCGGCGGGCCAAGGAGGAGCTGAGCAACATGGAGCAGGAGATGGTCCTGGCTCAGGAGCAGCTGAGGGCGCGTCGAGaggagcaggagaagaagagcaACACCTGCAGCGTGAG